A single region of the Vicia villosa cultivar HV-30 ecotype Madison, WI linkage group LG4, Vvil1.0, whole genome shotgun sequence genome encodes:
- the LOC131596992 gene encoding uncharacterized protein LOC131596992, which translates to MANNVTATREATRRTHTYSFHREGLVQLGQLGGLITGHNKTVFTENYGNILTLLDSHVDEWEKPDLNNIANALYLSIEDVLGNWKKNGNTHGFYMSFLVEKAQELANKKMWEAFNALLAVLIYGIVMFPNIHKFVDLAAICLFVEKNPVPTLLADTYYSVHSRYGKGGAIRNCLPLLYTWFKSHLPTSGPFITSTQKWPQRIMGLTGNDIVWCPTRMDVEKGTDLKGLEKVVSAWNDIHTSDQISLGEKNAVAKQAYTDWVENRVKDRLLPFPKVNPLYEQPPKIPIATVPAENRIQVDMECTQLHEKKSDAQPKHCLVDQKKVELTHEAKMLKGGSSRVQKRARTEKGDRDTTVIVEDHQKILKRAMKEAEERLKREYREDLKAYKLKIERDARVEVKNLKKKLEEETTKRMAIETQLKGSHLRNTRLTEENAKLRDRMMGKLFQRSYASAATKEIDLKCTILPVHGLEEDMFHHL; encoded by the exons atggctaacaacgtgaccgctacCAGAGAAGCTACAAGGCGTACTCACACTTACAGTTTCCATCGCGAAGGCTTGGTTCAGTTGGGGCAATTGGGTGGATTGATCACTGGTCATAATAAAACTGTGTTCACTGAGAATTATGGAAACATCTTGACCCTTTTGGACTCACACGTCGACGAATGGG AGAAACCTGATTTGAACAACATTGCcaatgctctttatttgagcatagaaGACGTTCTTGggaattggaagaagaatggtaACACTCATGGTTTCTATATGAGTTTCTTGGTTGAGAAGGCCCAAGAGTTGGCCAACAAAAAGATGTGGGAGGCCTTCAACGCCCTTCTGGCCGTTTTGATTTATGGGATCGTGATGTTCcctaacattcacaagttcgttgatctGGCTGCTATATGTCTTTTTGTGGAGAAGAATCCGGTCCCTACTTTGCTAGCCGATACGTACTATTCTGTTCACTCTCGATATGGGAAAGGAGGAGCCATAAGAAATTGTTTGCCGTTGTTATACACCTGGTTTAAGTCCCACCTACCTACAAGTGGTCCTTTCATTACTTCTACtcagaaatggcctcaaaggatcatggggcttaccgGAAATGACATTGTCTGGTGTCCTACTAGGATGGACGTAGAGAAG GGAACCGATCTAAAAGGTTTAGAAAAAGTGGTGAGTGCCTGGAATGACATCCATACGAGTGATCAGATTTCTCTAGGTGAAAAAAATGCCGTTGCCAAACAAGCCTACACGGATTGGGTTGAAAATAGAGTTAAAGATcgcctgttgcctttcccgaaggttaacccATTGTACGAGCAACCACCTAAGATTCCAATTGCCACTGTACCTGCTGAGAATCGTATCCAGGTAGATATGGAATGCACCCAATTGCACGAAAAGAAGTCAGATGCGCAACCGAAACATTGTCTTGTGGACCAGAAAAAGGTTGAGTTGACACACGAAGCCAAAATGCTGAagggaggatcttccagagttcaaaagagggctagaacGGAAAAAGGTGATAGAGATACTACTGTTATTGTCGAGGATCACCAGAAGATCCTAAAAAGGGCCATGAAAGAGGCAGAGGAGAGACTCAAGCGAGAGTACCGAGAAGACTTGAAAGCTTATAAGCTCAAGATAGAAAGGGATGCTAGAGTTGAAGtaaagaatctgaaaaagaaactggaagaagagaccactaAAAGAATGGCAATTGAGACtcaactgaaaggaagtcacctccgtaatactcgactaacagaagaaaaCGCCAAGCTCAGAGATCGAATGATGG